The following proteins come from a genomic window of Canis lupus dingo isolate Sandy chromosome 20, ASM325472v2, whole genome shotgun sequence:
- the IP6K1 gene encoding inositol hexakisphosphate kinase 1 isoform X2, with the protein MCCILCPQCATGPQRNVCLSNHGSGAVWQECKSGRRPGCPPGALHPPGVVSVCFEGDSDGYINLVAYPYVESETVEQDDTPEREQPRRKHSRRSLHRSGSGSEHKEERASLSLETSESSQEAKSPKVELHSHSDVPFQMLDGNSGLSSEKISHNPWSLRCHKQQLSRMRSESKDRKLYKFLLLENVVHHFKYPCVLDLKMGTRQHGDDASAEKAARQMRKCEQSTSATLGVRVCGMQVYQLDTGHYLCRNKYYGRGLSTEGFRNALYQYLHNGLDLRRDLFEPILSKLRGLKAVLERQASYRFYSSSLLVIYDGRECRAESFLDRRAEMRLKHLDTGLPEGAPPCGPSTSPNSTSPEAGPSSPPKVDVRMIDFAHSTFKGFRDDPTVHDGPDRGYVFGLENLISIMEQMRDENQ; encoded by the exons ATGTGCTGCATCCTCTGCCCTCAGTGTGCAACTGGCCCCCAACGCAATGTGTGTTTGTCAAACCATGGAAGTGGGGCAGTATGGCAAGAATGCAAGTCGGGCCGGAGACCGGGGTGTCCTCCTGGAGCCCTTCATCCACCAG GCGTGGTGTCTGTCTGTTTTGAGGGAGACAGTGATGGTTACATCAACTTGGTGGCCTACCCTTATGTGGAAAGTGAGACTGTGGAGCAGGATGACACACCAGAGCGGGAGCAACCTCGGCGCAAACATTCCCGCCGGAGCCTGCACCGGTCAGGCAGTGGCAGTGAGCACAAGGAGGAGAGAGCCAGCCTGTCCCTTGAAACCTCTGAGAG CTCCCAGGAGGCAAAGAGTCCAAAGGTGGAGCTCCACAGCCACTCCGACGTCCCTTTCCAGATGCTGGATGGCAACAGCGGTCTGAGCTCTGAGAAGATCAGCCACAATCCCTGGAGTCTGCGCTGCCACAAGCAGCAACTGAGCCGCATGCGCTCCGAGTCCAAGGACCGAAAGCTCTACA AGTTCCTCTTGCTTGAGAACGTAGTGCACCACTTCAAGTACCCCTGTGTGCTGGACCTGAAGATGGGCACCCGGCAGCATGGTGATGATGCATCAGCTGAGAAAGCAGCCCGGCAGATGAGGAAGTGTGAGCAGAGTACGTCAGCTACACTGGGTGTCAGGGTCTGTGGCATGCAG GTGTACCAGCTGGACACAGGGCATTACCTCTGCAGGAACAAGTACTATGGCCGTGGGCTCTCCACTGAAGGCTTCCGCAACGCCCTCTATCAGTACCTGCACAACGGTCTGGACCTGAGGCGTGACCTTTTTGAGCCCATCCTGAGCAAACTGCGGGGCCTGAAAGCTGTGCTGGAGCGGCAAGCCTCCTACCGCTTCTACTCCAGCTCCCTGCTGGTCATCTACGATGGCAGGGAGTGCCGGGCAGAGTCCTTCCTGGATCGCCGGGCCGAGATGCGTCTCAAGCACCTGGATAcagggctccctgagggggcGCCGCCCTGTGGCCCTAGCACCAGCCCTAATAGCACCAGCCCTGAGGCcggcccctcctctccacccaaGGTGGATGTCCGCATGATCGACTTTGCACACAGCACATTCAAGGGCTTCCGGGATGACCCCACCGTGCATGACGGGCCGGATCGAGGCTATGTGTTTGGCCTAGAGAACCTCATCAGCATCATGGAACAGATGCGGGACGAGAACCAGtag
- the IP6K1 gene encoding inositol hexakisphosphate kinase 1 isoform X1: MCVCQTMEVGQYGKNASRAGDRGVLLEPFIHQVGGHSSMMRYDDHTVCKPLISREQRFYESLPPEMKEFTPEYKGVVSVCFEGDSDGYINLVAYPYVESETVEQDDTPEREQPRRKHSRRSLHRSGSGSEHKEERASLSLETSESSQEAKSPKVELHSHSDVPFQMLDGNSGLSSEKISHNPWSLRCHKQQLSRMRSESKDRKLYKFLLLENVVHHFKYPCVLDLKMGTRQHGDDASAEKAARQMRKCEQSTSATLGVRVCGMQVYQLDTGHYLCRNKYYGRGLSTEGFRNALYQYLHNGLDLRRDLFEPILSKLRGLKAVLERQASYRFYSSSLLVIYDGRECRAESFLDRRAEMRLKHLDTGLPEGAPPCGPSTSPNSTSPEAGPSSPPKVDVRMIDFAHSTFKGFRDDPTVHDGPDRGYVFGLENLISIMEQMRDENQ; encoded by the exons ATGTGTGTTTGTCAAACCATGGAAGTGGGGCAGTATGGCAAGAATGCAAGTCGGGCCGGAGACCGGGGTGTCCTCCTGGAGCCCTTCATCCACCAGGTGGGCGGACACAGCAGCATGATGCGCTACGACGACCACACTGTGTGCAAGCCCCTCATCTCCCGGGAGCAGCGCTTCTATGAATCCCTCCCTCCCGAAATGAAGGAGTTCACCCCTGAGTACAAAG GCGTGGTGTCTGTCTGTTTTGAGGGAGACAGTGATGGTTACATCAACTTGGTGGCCTACCCTTATGTGGAAAGTGAGACTGTGGAGCAGGATGACACACCAGAGCGGGAGCAACCTCGGCGCAAACATTCCCGCCGGAGCCTGCACCGGTCAGGCAGTGGCAGTGAGCACAAGGAGGAGAGAGCCAGCCTGTCCCTTGAAACCTCTGAGAG CTCCCAGGAGGCAAAGAGTCCAAAGGTGGAGCTCCACAGCCACTCCGACGTCCCTTTCCAGATGCTGGATGGCAACAGCGGTCTGAGCTCTGAGAAGATCAGCCACAATCCCTGGAGTCTGCGCTGCCACAAGCAGCAACTGAGCCGCATGCGCTCCGAGTCCAAGGACCGAAAGCTCTACA AGTTCCTCTTGCTTGAGAACGTAGTGCACCACTTCAAGTACCCCTGTGTGCTGGACCTGAAGATGGGCACCCGGCAGCATGGTGATGATGCATCAGCTGAGAAAGCAGCCCGGCAGATGAGGAAGTGTGAGCAGAGTACGTCAGCTACACTGGGTGTCAGGGTCTGTGGCATGCAG GTGTACCAGCTGGACACAGGGCATTACCTCTGCAGGAACAAGTACTATGGCCGTGGGCTCTCCACTGAAGGCTTCCGCAACGCCCTCTATCAGTACCTGCACAACGGTCTGGACCTGAGGCGTGACCTTTTTGAGCCCATCCTGAGCAAACTGCGGGGCCTGAAAGCTGTGCTGGAGCGGCAAGCCTCCTACCGCTTCTACTCCAGCTCCCTGCTGGTCATCTACGATGGCAGGGAGTGCCGGGCAGAGTCCTTCCTGGATCGCCGGGCCGAGATGCGTCTCAAGCACCTGGATAcagggctccctgagggggcGCCGCCCTGTGGCCCTAGCACCAGCCCTAATAGCACCAGCCCTGAGGCcggcccctcctctccacccaaGGTGGATGTCCGCATGATCGACTTTGCACACAGCACATTCAAGGGCTTCCGGGATGACCCCACCGTGCATGACGGGCCGGATCGAGGCTATGTGTTTGGCCTAGAGAACCTCATCAGCATCATGGAACAGATGCGGGACGAGAACCAGtag
- the IP6K1 gene encoding inositol hexakisphosphate kinase 1 isoform X3 produces MLDGNSGLSSEKISHNPWSLRCHKQQLSRMRSESKDRKLYKFLLLENVVHHFKYPCVLDLKMGTRQHGDDASAEKAARQMRKCEQSTSATLGVRVCGMQVYQLDTGHYLCRNKYYGRGLSTEGFRNALYQYLHNGLDLRRDLFEPILSKLRGLKAVLERQASYRFYSSSLLVIYDGRECRAESFLDRRAEMRLKHLDTGLPEGAPPCGPSTSPNSTSPEAGPSSPPKVDVRMIDFAHSTFKGFRDDPTVHDGPDRGYVFGLENLISIMEQMRDENQ; encoded by the exons ATGCTGGATGGCAACAGCGGTCTGAGCTCTGAGAAGATCAGCCACAATCCCTGGAGTCTGCGCTGCCACAAGCAGCAACTGAGCCGCATGCGCTCCGAGTCCAAGGACCGAAAGCTCTACA AGTTCCTCTTGCTTGAGAACGTAGTGCACCACTTCAAGTACCCCTGTGTGCTGGACCTGAAGATGGGCACCCGGCAGCATGGTGATGATGCATCAGCTGAGAAAGCAGCCCGGCAGATGAGGAAGTGTGAGCAGAGTACGTCAGCTACACTGGGTGTCAGGGTCTGTGGCATGCAG GTGTACCAGCTGGACACAGGGCATTACCTCTGCAGGAACAAGTACTATGGCCGTGGGCTCTCCACTGAAGGCTTCCGCAACGCCCTCTATCAGTACCTGCACAACGGTCTGGACCTGAGGCGTGACCTTTTTGAGCCCATCCTGAGCAAACTGCGGGGCCTGAAAGCTGTGCTGGAGCGGCAAGCCTCCTACCGCTTCTACTCCAGCTCCCTGCTGGTCATCTACGATGGCAGGGAGTGCCGGGCAGAGTCCTTCCTGGATCGCCGGGCCGAGATGCGTCTCAAGCACCTGGATAcagggctccctgagggggcGCCGCCCTGTGGCCCTAGCACCAGCCCTAATAGCACCAGCCCTGAGGCcggcccctcctctccacccaaGGTGGATGTCCGCATGATCGACTTTGCACACAGCACATTCAAGGGCTTCCGGGATGACCCCACCGTGCATGACGGGCCGGATCGAGGCTATGTGTTTGGCCTAGAGAACCTCATCAGCATCATGGAACAGATGCGGGACGAGAACCAGtag